The DNA region GCCTCCTACGGCTTCGGCCGGGCCCATCACCGCGTGCTGCATTTCGTCGACCGGCTGCCCGGCCTCACCATCGCCGAGCTCCTCGACATTTTGCGGATCACCAAGCAGAGCCTCAACCGGGTGCTGCGCGACCTCGTCGAGGCGGGCTTCATCGAGCAGCGGGCCGGCGTGTCCGATCGCCGCCGTCGTCTGTTGGTGACCACCAAGCTCGGCGAGACGCTGGCGCGCGAGCTCGCCCGCGTGCAGAGTGCCCGCATCGCCAAAGGGCTGACCCAAGCCGGGCTGGCCGAAGCCGGCGACGACACGCGCGAGACGGTGCTGCGCTTCCTCGCCGGCATGGTCGGAGAGGGCGACCGTGATCATGTGCTTGAGCTCGTGGCGCGCGGGCGCATCAACGGTCCGCATCTGTAGAGTCCGGCTGAAAGAGATTACGGCTGATAGGCCAAAAGAGCCCTGCTGAAAGGCAAAGAGAGTGACGAACCCCCTGCCGACGCTCGCCCCGGCCCCGGTTGCTGCCAGACAGGTAGCCCCGAAGCCCCTCGTCGACCATTCGCCGCATGTGCTCGTCGTCGATGACGACACGCGCATCCGCACCCTGCTGTCGAGCTATCTGTCGCGCGAAGGCTATCGGGTGACCACGGCAGCCTCCGCGGAAGCGGCGCGTGCCCAGCTCTCCTCAATCGCCTTCGACGGGCTGATCCTCGACGTGATGATGCCGGGCGAGAGCGGCTT from Rhizobiales bacterium GAS188 includes:
- a CDS encoding DNA-binding transcriptional regulator, MarR family, with product MSAPALQATDPVRETSHVPPPYDLIELLFFAYRDFVGEADLVLASYGFGRAHHRVLHFVDRLPGLTIAELLDILRITKQSLNRVLRDLVEAGFIEQRAGVSDRRRRLLVTTKLGETLARELARVQSARIAKGLTQAGLAEAGDDTRETVLRFLAGMVGEGDRDHVLELVARGRINGPHL